In Primulina eburnea isolate SZY01 chromosome 3, ASM2296580v1, whole genome shotgun sequence, one DNA window encodes the following:
- the LOC140828217 gene encoding transcription repressor OFP1-like, translated as MGNYRFKLSDLIPNSWLYKLKEMNKTRKNQHKIQNRKHTPPSSLSSSSTSAGVAEPQPHQSDQRKSYYFTRDLKNQNLSVEPPRKSSRRRRRSTKRSRSPRSRRLVSSSVSAGCSCRATIESVWTKTPEAYSNSLLSRTSTSDDDSILPEYGSDRGLMTPDTFDGMISWSNSCKCSADNDMEISNGNDKRPFQNEFGAVSEQNRLPPIITSKEDPTMIHRTSAEFSEENAYGSLSVKVVKEDTLTSNSSKDHYHQPKKSSATHPIRRYSPNSPSHGVKLRTNSPRIANRRINLGRKSVSSNSSPGSRCSVAESFAVMKSSKDPGRDFRDSMVEMIVENNIRASSDLEELLACYLLLNSNEYHDLIINVFKQIWFDFLHLRLIK; from the coding sequence ATGGGTAATTACAGATTCAAATTATCAGACTTGATACCAAATTCCTGGCTCTACAAGCTCAAAGAGatgaacaaaacaagaaaaaaccAGCACAAAATCCAAAACAGAAAGCACACACCACCGTCATCTTTGTCATCATCATCAACTAGCGCAGGAGTTGCAGAGCCCCAACCCCACCAATCTGATCAAAGGAAATCCTATTACTTCACAAGGGACCTCAAGAACCAAAACTTGTCAGTAGAACCGCCGAGAAAGtcatccagaagaagaagaagaagcacCAAGAGGAGTCGGTCGCCACGGTCACGGAGGCTAGTTTCTTCGTCGGTTTCGGCCGGTTGCAGCTGCCGTGCAACTATAGAATCAGTATGGACTAAGACGCCGGAAGCCTACTCAAATTCTCTTCTAAGTCGAACTTCCACCTCCGACgacgactccatcttgcccgaATACGGCTCGGACCGCGGGCTGATGACCCCCGACACATTTGACGGCATGATTTCTTGGTCGAACTCCTGTAAATGCAGTGCTGACAACGACATGGAAATTTCCAACGGCAACGACAAGAGACCCTTCCAGAATGAATTTGGCGCGGTTTCAGAGCAGAACCGTCTCCCTCCAATCATCACGAGCAAAGAAGACCCGACCATGATTCACAGAACCTCAGCTGAATTTTCGGAGGAGAATGCGTATGGGTCCCTGTCTGTTAAAGTTGTCAAAGAAGACACTTTAACTTCCAATAGTTCCAAAGATCATTATCATCAGCCCAAGAAAAGTAGTGCGACTCATCCAATCCGACGATATTCACCTAATTCACCCTCACATGGCGTCAAACTCCGCACGAATTCTCCGCGAATCGCTAACCGGCGGATTAATCTTGGCCGTAAGAGCGTGAGTTCGAATTCAAGTCCGGGTTCACGGTGCAGCGTGGCGGAAAGTTTTGCTGTGATGAAATCCTCTAAAGATCCTGGGAGAGATTTCAGGGATTCAATGGTGGAGATGATCGTGGAGAATAATATCAGAGCCTCCAGCGATTTGGAAGAGCTTCTTGCTTGCTATCTGTTGTTGAATTCTAATGAATATCATGATCTCATCATCAACGTGTTCAAGCAAATTTGGTTTGATTTTCTCCATCTTCGTCTCATCAAGtaa